The DNA region AAGCTTTGACTTGATAATCCAACAGTAAATGCGATAGCTGCAAGGAGTATGTACTTTTTCATAAATTTCAATTTTTAATATTTGAAGAGTAAAGTTATGTAGAAGAAATTTCAAATAAAATGCCTAAAAAGTGAAAAACGGCAGAATGGATATTTTTTGCGGTAAGAGAAATAGATTTGAGTAATAAGTGGTGAAATTTTAAATTTTTATTTAGGTTTGTGGCAAATTTATTTTTATGACATTTCCAGCAGAACTAAAGTATACAAAGGATCATGAGTGGATCAAAATAGTTGATGGCAACACCGCGTTAATCGGTATTACAGAATTTGCACAAGGCGAATTGGGTGATATTGTTTACGTAGATATAACTACCGTAGGTCAGACTTTGGCTGCGGATGAAACTTTCGGTACTGTAGAAGCCGTTAAAACAGTAAGTGATTTGTTTTTACCAGTAGCTGCAACAATTGTAGAAGTGAATAGTGCATTGGAAAATGAACCAGAATTAGTGAATTCAGATCCTTATGGCAATGGCTGGATGGTAAAAGTTACATTGAGCAATCCTGCAGACCTTGATGGATTGATGGATGCTGCGGCTTACGAAAACTTGGTAAAATAAATAAACAAGAATCGTCTAATTATTTTCTATAAATGTTCCGCATGAGATTGAGTAATTATAATGATTAACTTAATTCTTTTGCGGAACATTTATGTACAGCATTTGCTATAGAAGCGATCAACTCAGGATTCTTTTCAATTGCATTACCCACCACAATTATATCTGCACCCGCTTTACAAGCAGCTTCTGCAGCTTGACTATCTCTAATCCCTCCACCGACAATCAGTGGGATCTCGATATTATGAGCAACTTTCTTAATCATAGAAGAGGATATCGAAAATTGAGCACCACTACCTGCGTCCATATAGATCACCTTTAATCCCAACATCTCTCCAGCCATTGCAGTGCACATGGCTATATCGTTTTTGTCATTGGGGATAGGCGTTGCATTAGAAATATAAGATACTGCGGTTGGTTTACCTCCATCTATTACCAAGTATCCAGTTGGGATAATTTCTAAGCCTGATTTTTTTACTAAAGGGGCACTTACAACGTGCTGGCCTATTAATAACTCTGGATTGCGCCCAGATATTAAAGATAAATACAAGAGTGCATCTGCAAATTTGCATACTTGTGCTGGAGATCCAGGGAATAAAACGACAGGGATTTGCGTATAGCTTTTTAATTTGACTACAGAATCTTCTAATACATCATTAACCATAAGGCTTCCTCCAACGAAAAAATAGTCAACTTGTGCAGATTCGGCCAAAAGTACCAATCTTTTAATAGCATGTTCATCCTCTAGTTTGTCAGGATCGACTAAAACAGCAAAAGATTTTTTCCCATTTTTCTTATTAGAAGTGAATTGTTGATATATAAATTCTGTCATATTATGGTTAAATGATATACGCAAAAATGATTAAAACTTTTGATAATCAATATTTTTATATACAAAAATGCCAAAAGCTAACAATATGTAAATTAAAGAAAAAAGTCTGAATTAATAAATACCTTTGAAAAAATCATAGCAATGAAAGCTTTACATATTATAGGAAATATTTTAAAAAAGCTTTTTGTACATAAAAAGAGCTGTTGCAAATAATAATTTAATTTTTATTTTGAAATATAAAAATTATCTTCTACTTTTGCAACCCACTCGAAACACAGAGTAAGAGCCCAGATGGCGGAATTGGTAGACGCGCTAGACTCAAAATCTGGTATTCGCAAGGATGTGCAGGTTCGATTCCTGTTCTGGGCACAAAGCCTCCGATATTCGGAGGCTTTTTTATGTTCGCGAATTATTTATTGATATGAAATTACATAATAAAGCCTCCAATATTATTGGAGGCTTTATTATGTAATTTATTTTTCTTGTTGTCGTATAGATTTTTGTACGAGACTATAATCCTTTTTCCATTGTTTGCAACAAAGATCATATTGCCTTATAAGATCTTTCAAGGATTCCATTGTTTGAATATATTGGTTGTAGGAATTTTCAATTTCCTGTAATTCTTCCAATAAATGATCGTTATTAGCTGCATTTATTTTGTTAAGTAATCCTTGAAAGTACTTTAAGTTATTTTTATGCTTGTAAAATGTAATATGATTCATTTAGATTTTTGGTTAATTATCCCACCATCCTTTATAGTTGGTATCATCTGTACCTCCCATTAATTGGACTGCTGTATTATAGTTTGTTGAATTAATAGTGCGCTCATCATCAGGATATAAAAATCTATAAGGAATTTTTCCATTATCCAAATTAGCGCTTCCTCCTGTACTAAAAATTGGATAGCCTGTTCTCCTATATTCAATCCAACCTTCAAAACTATTACCTAAGTTATTCAACCATTTTTGAGTGATGATTTGATTTAGTGCTGTAGCTGAATTAGAACTTAGCGTTACATTGGCATTAGCTAAATAATTACTTCCTCCAGAAAGCGCTAATTCTGTATATGCGCCTAGTACTCCCGCATTATAGTAGGTTGATGCAGTTCCTGATATTAAGCCTTTTAATGCAGCTTCAGCTAAGATAAATTCTTGCTCAGAATAGCTAATGATTTTAGCTCTAATTACATTGCTGTTGGATGTGGCTCCTCCTGCATAAGTACTATATGAACTATTGAAATTTGCGTTAAATAGTGATGCTGAGCTTGCTTGCGCTGTTGTAGCATCAGTTACCATAGGCATACCTCCATAATAGTTGAAATCGAATGTTGTTGCTGTACTATTGTTACTATTCGCTGCAAAATATGCGCCCATTCTATTTGCATCACCTGTGTTCTTGAATGTATTATACAATAAATCATTCATAAAAATGATCGTATAATCCCCTGATCTGGCTGTCGTACTTGGAAAATTATATGGAGTGGTGCTCGGTAACGTTAAGATTGCTCCTGAATTAGCATCTTGTATCAATGTAGCTGTGTTAGATGCAATAGTTTGCATCTCTGAACTTACATCTATTTTAGCTGACACTCGCATTAAATATCTTAATCTTAAAGCATTGACAAAGCCTCTCCATTTTGTGCTATTTCCACTGAAAAGAAGATCTCCTCCAGCAAATTCAGTACTATTAAAATCGGCGGTGGTAGCCAAGGAAAATAAACTATCCGCTCTTTTCAAACAAGGTAATATTCCTCTATCATTATCTGTATAAACTGTTTCTTGCGTATCAAATGTAGATGTGAATTCTGCTTGTGAACCATTTAAGGCATTTTTAAATGGAATATTTCCCCAGATTTCTGTTAGTTGTGCAAATGCGTAGGAACGTAAAGTTAATGCAGCGGCTTCGACTGCGGGATTAGTTGTTGCACTATACAAAATATTTGCATCTCTTGCAGAATAATATAGTTGGTCCCAAAATGTAGAATTGGATTCTGCTTGATATCTTAATGGTTGGTTATAGTAGGAATAACTATTGGTAATATATTGACTATAGGCGTTTCCTAGCGACCATGCATTACTTGCGTTGTTATAAAATTCACTAACTATAACATTCGAAAATAAGGTTTTTGCATCCGTTACCTCAATGTTATTTGGATTTGTATTTGTTTTTTCAAATTCCTTATTACAAGCAGTTAAGCTACTTGTGAGTACTGCTATTGCAATTGGAAATATATTTTTTCTATATTTAATTTTCATTACTATTAGTGTTATGGCGATTTGTATTAAAAATGTAGTGTAGCTGAGAAACCAATACTTCTAGAGGATGGTACGCTTAAAAATTCTACACCTGGCATTACTTGAGAACCTCTTAATGCTAATGTTTCTGGATCTACGTCTTTATTTTGTGTAAATAATAGTACGTTTCTCGCAATAAAGGCAACTTTTAAACCTGCATTAGAACTAGGTCCGAACACATGGTTGAAATTATAACCTAAATTAACTTCTCTTAGTTTTAAATAAGTAAGATTATACATAAATGGTTCTGCAATGTTTGCGTTATAGTATCCAGATTGGTACCAAGTGGCAGCAGAAACGCTCGTAGTGTTTGCTGTACCATCTGCATTGACACCATCTCCTATGATACCAGTCTCACGACCAGCTAAAGTATTTTTACCTAGACCATCATTATATAAACCTAACTCAGTATAAGAATAATATTTACCACCTTTATGTAAATCCCAAGTAAAGCCTAAATCCCAAT from Rhizosphaericola mali includes:
- a CDS encoding phosphoglycerol geranylgeranyltransferase yields the protein MTEFIYQQFTSNKKNGKKSFAVLVDPDKLEDEHAIKRLVLLAESAQVDYFFVGGSLMVNDVLEDSVVKLKSYTQIPVVLFPGSPAQVCKFADALLYLSLISGRNPELLIGQHVVSAPLVKKSGLEIIPTGYLVIDGGKPTAVSYISNATPIPNDKNDIAMCTAMAGEMLGLKVIYMDAGSGAQFSISSSMIKKVAHNIEIPLIVGGGIRDSQAAEAACKAGADIIVVGNAIEKNPELIASIANAVHKCSAKELS
- the gcvH gene encoding glycine cleavage system protein GcvH — protein: MTFPAELKYTKDHEWIKIVDGNTALIGITEFAQGELGDIVYVDITTVGQTLAADETFGTVEAVKTVSDLFLPVAATIVEVNSALENEPELVNSDPYGNGWMVKVTLSNPADLDGLMDAAAYENLVK
- a CDS encoding SusD/RagB family nutrient-binding outer membrane lipoprotein, encoding MKIKYRKNIFPIAIAVLTSSLTACNKEFEKTNTNPNNIEVTDAKTLFSNVIVSEFYNNASNAWSLGNAYSQYITNSYSYYNQPLRYQAESNSTFWDQLYYSARDANILYSATTNPAVEAAALTLRSYAFAQLTEIWGNIPFKNALNGSQAEFTSTFDTQETVYTDNDRGILPCLKRADSLFSLATTADFNSTEFAGGDLLFSGNSTKWRGFVNALRLRYLMRVSAKIDVSSEMQTIASNTATLIQDANSGAILTLPSTTPYNFPSTTARSGDYTIIFMNDLLYNTFKNTGDANRMGAYFAANSNNSTATTFDFNYYGGMPMVTDATTAQASSASLFNANFNSSYSTYAGGATSNSNVIRAKIISYSEQEFILAEAALKGLISGTASTYYNAGVLGAYTELALSGGSNYLANANVTLSSNSATALNQIITQKWLNNLGNSFEGWIEYRRTGYPIFSTGGSANLDNGKIPYRFLYPDDERTINSTNYNTAVQLMGGTDDTNYKGWWDN